The window ACCTGGCAGACCTTCAGGCCAGACATGGAAACACCGCCTTCAGCCGTTCGCGTACCATGGACTTTCTGCGAAAATGGCGGGGCGGATTTCATAAAGGCAGTGGACTTCCCTTTGAACAATTCACCGCTGCATCGAAGGCCCTCCGGATCGGATGAGCCCGACTCGACCGGAGTTCAACCCGGAGGGAGCACCTTCGACCGATCGGGAGATCCTTTCCGGCGGCGGATGTAAATCGCAAGGATGGGGATGAGGGTGACAGCTCCGAGGGCTAAGGCGATCAAGGTGATCCGGTTGAAGTCGATACCGGCCAATTCGCCGCCAAAATGGGCCAGGGCAAAGCTCACGGGGATCAACCCGACCAGGGTCGCCAGGGCGAAGCGCCACGGTTTCAAGGGAGTCAGCCCGGCCGCGTAGCTTACGATGTCGAAGGAGGCGAAGGGAATCAGGCGCAACGCCATGACAAGCCCCGTCATGGCATTCTGGGAACCGAGCAGGCCGACGGAGAGACGGTTTCCGAAACGTTTTTTCATCGCTTCGTAACCGAGGCTCCGGGCGATGAAGAAGGCGATGACGGCCCCCGCCTCCGCGCCGATTACGATATAGATCGTCCCCCAGAAATGGCCGTAGGCCAGCCCTGAGGCAAGGGCGATCGGCGCGCTTGGGATCGGGCTGACTACGACGGCCATGGTCATGAGCCCGATGACGGCGAGCGGTCCCAGCAGACCCCACTGGAGGACCTGTCCGTGGAGTTTGGCGCAGTCGCACACGGTTTCCAGGAAACCGGATCGGAAAAGGAACCAGTAGATGCCGCCGAAGAGGATCGCAAGGCCGAGTGCAGCCATGAGTTTGACGCGGATTGTACGGTTTTCTGTGATCGGCATCCCTGCTCCCTTTGTGGTGCGCCGGACCTCAGAGCCAAGAGACCTGCATATCCCTCTGCCCGACTGCCGGAAGGGCGAGCCGTGAAGGGGATGCGGCACCTTTGCCTCTGTCGGCCTGACGAATGGCGTTTATTATACCACGACGACAAGGGTAGCGCCACACAATATTCATACTGTTAAAGCGAAATGGAACCATGGAATTCGTATCGATTGATTAAGGTGAAGAAAAAGCAACATCCAACAACAAACGCTGTTAAGGAGGAATTATGGCAAGCTTTGAATATGATCTGGGGATTATCGGGGGTGGGGCGGCTGGTTTGACGGCGGCGGCCGGCGCCGCTCAATTCGGGGCAAAAACAATACTGATCGAGAAATCGTCGAAACTTGGAGGCGATTGCCTCCATTACGGTTGTGTCCCCTCGAAAACGCTGATCCACACGGCGGCCGTATGGAATCTCGCCGGACGGTCAAAAGCCTTCGGCCTTCCAGCTTTAACGCTGCCTCCCGTGGACCTGGGCGCCGTTATGGATCGCGTACAGGCGGTCATTGAGAAAATCCAGCATCACGACTCCCCGGAGCGGTTTTGCGGGCTTGGGGCCGAGGTCCGTTTCGGCAGCCCAGCCTTTGCCGACGACCACGTCGTGGAATTGGACGGAAAGAGGATTGCGGCAAAAAACTGGATCATCGCCACTGGATCCAGCCCCGTCGTGCCCCCCATCGAGGGTCTTGCAGCCGTCCCCTTCTGGACCAACGAAATGGTTTTCTCGCAGAGGACCCTGCCCGGACGTCTAATCGTGCTCGGCGGCGGGCCGATCGGCCTGGAAATCGCCCAGGCCTTTGCGCGTCTGGGCTCCAAAGTGATCATTGTTGAATTCATGGATCAGATTCTGGGGCCGGAAGATGCCGACATGGCGGAAATCCTCAAGGCCCGCTTTGAAGCAGAAGGGGTGAAAATCCTCACGGGGACCAAAGCACTGAAGGTGGAATCGAAAGGCCCTGCGATTCTGTTGACTGTCGGCCCCGAGACGAAAGAGGGTCCGTCCACGGTGATCGAAGGGGATGCCCTGTTTCTGTCAACAGGCAGGAAACCCAATATTGGCGACTTGTCTCTTGAGAAAGCTGGAGTTGTTTTTAACCCGCGCGGCATTACCACCAACAATCGTCTTAAGACGAACATCTCTCATATCTACGCCTGCGGCGATGTGAACGGTCAATTTCCTTTTACCCACGTTGCAGGATACGAGGCGGGAATCGCCCTGACCAATGCGATCCTGCATCTCCCCCGAAAAGTGGACTACGGCAAAATCGGCTGGTGCACCTATACGGACCCGGAGGTGGCCAGCATCGGCTTCAACGAAAAACGCGCCCGCAAAGAAGGCCTGGACTTTCGGATTATCGAGGAGCCATTCGAAGACAATGACCGCGCCCAGGCAGAAGGTGAAACATTAGGCAAGATAAAGATCCTCCTGGATAAAAACGACAAACTCCTCGGTTGCCAGATGATGGGCGCCCATGCGGGTGAACTCATTCATGAGTGGATCATTGCCCTGTCAGCCGGGGTAAAGCTCTCCGCCATGGCCGGCGCTGTCCATGTCTATCCCACCCTGTCGGAGATTTCCAAGCGCGCCGCGGGACAGGTCTTTGCGGACAAGCTGTTTGGCGACCGGACAAAAAGCATTCTCAAGCTGTTGTTCAGCCTGAAAGGAAGGGCCTGCACCCTGCCGGATGATCAGCAATAAGCCATTGTAAAAGGAGGATATCATGGCGCATATTGAAATGAAGAGACTCGACAGCGGCGATCTTTTCCCAAAGATGAACTTCAACCTTACCAACGGCACATCCTTGATGCTGCCCCGGAAGGATGAGGGAACCTGGTGCGTCCTGCTGGTTTACCGAGGACGCTGGTGACCATTTTGCCATCAGCAGTTAGCTGATTTTCAAGGCCATATGAATGAATTCAATGAGAAGGGCATAAGAATCATCGGCGCCGCTGTGGATAACCTGGAAGATGCCCAAAAGATGGTTGAGAGCCGTAAACTGACCTTTTCGTTGGCATACGGGATGGATGCAAAAGATTTTGCCGGGATGACCGGGGCCTTTTTCGATGATCGGAAAGGGTTCCTCCATGCAACCGCATTCATCATCCGGCCGGATGGCACCATCGAAAACGCCGTTTACAGCACGGGACCGATCGGCCGCTTGACGGCGACAGACACGATCAAACTGATTGATTATCGAAAGAAAACGGCGTCACAAATCACGTCATAAGCGATTCGATCGGCAGTGTAGTTCTTTGATGTTGATCCATCGCTGCTGAGGGAAGCAAAATACTGCTCATGAGGCGTTTCATGCATAAACAGATAAAATGCGATGAAGGCGCAGTCCCCGTCAAACCGGAGCCTTTTGTCCTGGTGATCTTTGGCGCAGCGGGGGACTACGCCAGAAGGATGCTCCTGCCTTCGCTCTTTCACCTCTACCGGGATGGCCTCCTGCCGGATGATTTCCCCGTGGTCGGTTTCGGTCTTCCTGAAATGAATGATAGCCAGTATCGAAAATGGGTACGTGAAGCCATTCGGAAATATTCCGACACGCGGCCCTCAGCCGCCGATCTGTCCGCTTTCAGCGCCCATCTTCGTTACCTCTCATCCCCCTTTGACCAGGTTGATGGCTATCGGACGCTCTTCAAAATCATCGAAACTCTTTGCCATGAAGACCGGAGCAAAAAATTCAATGTGCTCTTCTACCTCGCCGTGCCCCCCGTCGCGGCGCCGGTCATTATCGACATGCTGGAACGTAATCGGCTTGCAGGCAATCTCTATGAGCCGAGGATTCTGATGGAAAAACCTTTCGGCAGGGATCGCCCATCGGCCGTTCGGCTCAACAGCCTTATTTTGAAAGTATTCAATGAAAACCAAATCTATCGCGTCGATCACTATCTGGGCAAGGAGGCGGTCCAGAATCTTCTCTTCTTTCGTTTTGCCAACAGTATTTTCGAACCCCTCTGGAACCGGCGCTATGTGTGCCACGTTGAAATCACCATGTCGGAGCAGATCGGCGTCGAGAACCGGGGTCGCTTCTATGAAGAAACCGGGGTGGTCAGGGACGTGGTGCAAAATCATATCATGCAGTTGATTGCCCTGGTAGCCATGGAACCGCCCGTCGGTTTTGCAGCGGATGATGTCCGTGACGAGAAGGTGAAGGTCTTTCGCACGATCAGGCCGATGGACGAGAAGTTCATCAATCAGTTCATCATCCGCGGGCAATACGGCAGCGGGAAAATTGGACGTACGGTCGTCAAGGCTTACCGGGAGGAATCCGGCGTTTCTCCTGCATCCCTGACGCCGACTTTTTGTGCAGGGAAGCTGTTTATCGACAACTGGCGGTGGGCCGGCGTCCCTTTTTACTTCAGAGCGGGCAAACGCCTGGCGAAACGGGCAACGCGAATCTCTGTTCTTTTCAAACAGCCCCCCTTAAAGCTCTTCAGGAACGTTTGCGATACGCTGGAGTCGAACACCCTCCATCTAACGTTACAGCCCCAAGAAAAGATTTCCTTTGCTTTCAGCGTGAAGAACCCGGGAATGCGAAACCATCCGCAAAACGCCATGATGGAATTTCGCTATGATCAGGCCATTGAAAGCGACCGGCATTCCGCCCATGAGCGGCTCCTCCTCGATTGTCTGCGGGGCGATCAGACCCTTTTCGCGAGGCAGGACGGCGTCG of the Syntrophobacterales bacterium genome contains:
- a CDS encoding TVP38/TMEM64 family protein; its protein translation is MPITENRTIRVKLMAALGLAILFGGIYWFLFRSGFLETVCDCAKLHGQVLQWGLLGPLAVIGLMTMAVVVSPIPSAPIALASGLAYGHFWGTIYIVIGAEAGAVIAFFIARSLGYEAMKKRFGNRLSVGLLGSQNAMTGLVMALRLIPFASFDIVSYAAGLTPLKPWRFALATLVGLIPVSFALAHFGGELAGIDFNRITLIALALGAVTLIPILAIYIRRRKGSPDRSKVLPPG
- a CDS encoding peroxiredoxin family protein, which gives rise to MNEFNEKGIRIIGAAVDNLEDAQKMVESRKLTFSLAYGMDAKDFAGMTGAFFDDRKGFLHATAFIIRPDGTIENAVYSTGPIGRLTATDTIKLIDYRKKTASQITS
- a CDS encoding FAD-dependent oxidoreductase produces the protein MASFEYDLGIIGGGAAGLTAAAGAAQFGAKTILIEKSSKLGGDCLHYGCVPSKTLIHTAAVWNLAGRSKAFGLPALTLPPVDLGAVMDRVQAVIEKIQHHDSPERFCGLGAEVRFGSPAFADDHVVELDGKRIAAKNWIIATGSSPVVPPIEGLAAVPFWTNEMVFSQRTLPGRLIVLGGGPIGLEIAQAFARLGSKVIIVEFMDQILGPEDADMAEILKARFEAEGVKILTGTKALKVESKGPAILLTVGPETKEGPSTVIEGDALFLSTGRKPNIGDLSLEKAGVVFNPRGITTNNRLKTNISHIYACGDVNGQFPFTHVAGYEAGIALTNAILHLPRKVDYGKIGWCTYTDPEVASIGFNEKRARKEGLDFRIIEEPFEDNDRAQAEGETLGKIKILLDKNDKLLGCQMMGAHAGELIHEWIIALSAGVKLSAMAGAVHVYPTLSEISKRAAGQVFADKLFGDRTKSILKLLFSLKGRACTLPDDQQ
- the zwf gene encoding glucose-6-phosphate dehydrogenase — protein: MHKQIKCDEGAVPVKPEPFVLVIFGAAGDYARRMLLPSLFHLYRDGLLPDDFPVVGFGLPEMNDSQYRKWVREAIRKYSDTRPSAADLSAFSAHLRYLSSPFDQVDGYRTLFKIIETLCHEDRSKKFNVLFYLAVPPVAAPVIIDMLERNRLAGNLYEPRILMEKPFGRDRPSAVRLNSLILKVFNENQIYRVDHYLGKEAVQNLLFFRFANSIFEPLWNRRYVCHVEITMSEQIGVENRGRFYEETGVVRDVVQNHIMQLIALVAMEPPVGFAADDVRDEKVKVFRTIRPMDEKFINQFIIRGQYGSGKIGRTVVKAYREESGVSPASLTPTFCAGKLFIDNWRWAGVPFYFRAGKRLAKRATRISVLFKQPPLKLFRNVCDTLESNTLHLTLQPQEKISFAFSVKNPGMRNHPQNAMMEFRYDQAIESDRHSAHERLLLDCLRGDQTLFARQDGVEAMWQVVDPIVKRWENLPPATFPNYHAGSWGPPEADALLSRDGFSWSHLE